A genomic region of Papaver somniferum cultivar HN1 chromosome 7, ASM357369v1, whole genome shotgun sequence contains the following coding sequences:
- the LOC113299294 gene encoding ribulose bisphosphate carboxylase/oxygenase activase, chloroplastic-like, which produces MILGLRINTNRLSFNNTCDNLLINKVRSNSRRGNLVFAKTISSNSEEIDEKSVKNEKKISDQSSWEAKDSEGKDYLYRLGKEADNMNISVGARAGIIDDLFVGSFLGKDSDIVFDYRQKATRTFEYLQGDYYIAPVFMDKVACHLVKNFIVNQLNVKVPLILGIWGGKGQGKTFQTELIFRAMGVEPIIMSAGELESERAGEPGRMIRERYRTASQVIQNQGKMSCLMINDIDAGLGRHGHTQMTVNNQIVVGTLMNLCDNPTRVSIGQDWRASDMTHRVPIIVTGNDLSTIYAPLIRDGRMDKFYWQPTREDIIGIVHRMYEKDGIPRDAVESIVDTFPNQALDFYGAMRSRTYDRSISKWVEEIGGFENLGKTLLKRKKEGKLPTFIPPEQTVEGLLESGNSLIKEQQLIMGTKLSKEYMKNLDD; this is translated from the exons ATGATTCTAGGTTTAAGGATAAACACTAATCGATTGAGTTTTAATAATACTTGTGATAATTTGTTGATTAATAAGGTTAGGTCAAACTCTAGAAGGGGAAATTTGGTTTTTGCGAAGACAATTTCATCGAATTCGGAGGAAATTGATGAGAAATCagtgaagaatgagaagaaaataTCTGATCAGTCTTCATGGGAAGCTAAAGATTCAGAAGGGAAAGATTATTTGTATAGGTTGGGTAAAGAAGCTGATAATATGAATATCTCTGTTGGAGCTAGAGCTGGAATTATTGATGATCTTTTCGTTGGAAGTTTTCTTGGAAAAGACT CGGATATTGTGTTTGATTATCGGCAAAAAGCGACTCGAACGTTTGAGTATCTTCAAGGTGACTATTACATTGCTCCAGTATTCATG GATAAAGTTG CTTGCCATCTCGTGAAGAACTTCATAGTTAATCAACTCAATGTCAAAGTTCCTTTAATCCTAG GTATTTGGGGAGGAAAGGGGCAGGGGAAGACTTTTCAGACAGAACTTATTTTCCGGGCAATGGGAGTTGAACCAATTATTATGTCTGCAGGGGAACTAGAATCAGAAAGAGCAG GAGAACCAGGAAGAATGATACGTGAGCGATACCGAACAGCTTCACAAGTGATCCAGAACCAA GGGAAGATGAGCTGTTTGATGATTAATGATATCGATGCTGGGCTAGGTAGACATG GACACACTCAGATGACAGTCAACAATCAAATTGTTGTTGGTACACTGATGAATTTGTGTGATAATCCTACGAGAGTTAGCATTGGCCAAGACTGGAGAGCATCTGATATGACACATAGAGTTCCTATAATCGTTACAGGAAATGACCTCTCGACAATCTATGCTCCCTTGATTCGCGACGGAAGGATGGACAAATTTTATTG GCAGCCAACTCGTGAAGATATCATAGGAATTGTCCACCGAATGTACGAGAAAGATGGTATACCAAGGGACGCAGTTGAGAGCATCGTAGACACCTTTCCTAACCAAG CCTTGGATTTTTATGGAGCTATGAGGTCCCGCACATACGATCGGTCTATCTCTAAG TGGGTAGAGGAAATTGGTGGTTTTGAGAATCTTGGGAAAACACTTCTCAAACGAAAAAAAGAAGGCAAGCTTCCTACATTCATTCCCCCAGAG
- the LOC113299296 gene encoding uncharacterized protein LOC113299296, which yields MSFKSGDTITKVLKRVGAEKLGKGVKETVKKFTPSNGSKITMGRAKRGLYGGIHIQFGDQVSEDGGNRTRRTWKPNVQEKRLFSYILDRHVRVKVTTHALRCIDKAGGIDEYLLKTPYQKMDTEIGSYWKSTIEKMYEERGQMDIRFFSPEEKALREARRKGYKGPGQQKKITEELSDLSLTEKESSEVLADSDAHEPLVAQI from the exons ATGTCATTCAAATCAGGGGATACGATTACCAAAGTGTTGAAAAGAGTTGGGGCAGAGAAATTAGGAAAAGGAGTAAAAGAAACAGTGAAGAAATTTACACCAAGTAATGGTAGTAAGATTACAATGGGAAGAGCTAAAAGAGGCCTTTATGGTGGTATTCATATTCAATTCGGTGATCAAGTTAGTGAAGATGGTGGTAACag GACAAGGCGAACTTGGAAACCAAACGTACAGGAGAAACGACTCTTCAGCTACATACTTGATCGTCATGTTCGTGTGAAGGTCACCACACATGCACTCCGGTGCATTGACAAGGCAGGAGGAATTGATGAGTACCTACTGAAAACACCATACCAGAAGATGGACACAGAAATAGGTTCTTACTGGAAGTCTACAATTGAAAAAATGTATGAAGAACGTGGGCAAATGGACATAAGATTTTTCTCGCCTGAGGAAAAGGCTCTTAGGGAAGCAAGAAGAAAGGGTTACAAAGGACCAGGacaacaaaagaaaatcacgGAAGAACTCTCAGACCTGAGTTTGACTGAGAAAGAAAGTAGTGAGGTTCTTGCAGACAGTGATGCACACGAGCCGCTGGTTGCTCAGATTTGA
- the LOC113299298 gene encoding 14 kDa proline-rich protein DC2.15-like codes for MAASTSTVLFLTINLLFFTLVTSTYCPPTPKSTTPKLPPTLTPPKNNPSPKSPVPSTKPASCPRNTLKLAACANVLNGVVNIVIGTPSNTPCCSLINVLVDLEAAVCLCTALRAQVLGVVNVDVSIALSLLLNTCGRKVPSGFLCA; via the coding sequence ATGGCGGCTTCAACATCAACTGTCCTCTTCCTCACCATAAACCTACTTTTCTTTACTTTGGTAACTTCTACTTACTGCCCACCAACACCAAAGAGTACTACACCGAAACTCCCTCCAACACTTACACCACCGAAAAACAACCCATCACCAAAATCCCCAGTACCATCAACTAAGCCTGCTAGTTGCCCAAGAAACACCCTAAAATTGGCTGCCTGCGCCAATGTGTTAAATGGTGTTGTAAACATTGTTATCGGAACACCATCTAACACTCCATGTTGCAGTCTTATTAATGTTTTGGTTGATCTTGAAGCTGCTGTTTGTTTATGCACTGCCCTTAGAGCTCAGGTTTTGGGAGTAGTCAACGTTGATGTTTCCATCGCCCTCAGTTTGCTTCTTAATACTTGTGGTAGGAAGGTCCCATCTGGTTTTCTATGCGCGTAA